The genomic interval AGGAGCTGACGATCTTCGAGCAGAACACCGGCGCGCGGGGCACGTTCGCGGTCGGTGAGACCGTCGACCTGCACTGGTTGCCGGCGCACACGTTCGTGCTCGACGCCGAACAGGACGCCCGGGCCGGTGTCGAGGACATCGACGACGGCGGTGCCGGATGAGCGCGGTCGGCCAGCTCGGGGCAGCCTCCGCCGCGCCGCCCGCGAAGGTCGAGCGGTCCGGCCGGCGGTTCACCGGGTACCTGTTGCTGCTGCCCGGCGGGTTGTGGCTGCTGCTGTTCTTCGTCGTACCCCTGGTTTCGTTGCTGGCGGCAAGCTTGTACGACCCGAACGGGTCGATCGAGTCCGGGTTCAAGATGACCTGGCACTTCCAGAACTTCGTCGACACGATGGCCGACTACGCCCGGCCCTTCGGCCGGTCGCTGTGGTACTCGTTGCTGACCACGGTGTTCTGCCTGCTGCTCGGGTATCCGCTCGCGTATGCGATCGCGATGAAGGCCGGCCGATGGAAGAACCTGATGCTCGCGCTGGTGATCGCGCCGTTCTTCACCAGCTTCCTGATCCGGACGCTGTCGTGGAAGCTGCTGCTGTCGGACAACGGTTTCGTCGTCGACGCGCTGAAGTGGCTGCACATCCTCGGACCGGACGGACGGTTGCTGGCGACAACGACCGCGGTGGTGACCGGGCTCACCTACAACTTCCTGCCGTTCATGGTGCTGCCGCTGTACGCGAGCCTGGAGCGGATCGATCCGCGGTTGATCGAGGCGGGCGGTGATCTGTTCGCCAACCCGTTCACGACGTTCCGGACCGTGACGTTGCCGCTGTCGATGCCGGGCGTGGTGGCGGGCACGCTGCTGACCTTCATCCCGGCGGCGGGTGACTACATCAACGCACAGCTCCTGGGTACGCCGAAGCAGCGGATGATCGGGAACGACATCCAGCGGCTGTTCTCCGCCGGCGCGTATCCGACCGCGGCCGCGTTGTCGGTGACGCTGATGGCGGCCATCGTCGTACTCGTGCTGGTCTACGTACGGCGTGCCGGGACGGAGGAACTCCTATGATCCGCGCGGGCCGCTGGGTGCGGCAGCGGTTGGTCATGGCGGTCGCGCTGCTGGTTCTGCTGTACCTTTTCGCGCCGATCGTCGTCGTGATGCTGATGTCGTTCAACCAGCCGAAGAGCAAGCTGTCGTACACGTTCGACGGATTCACCTGGCAGAACTGGCAGCATCCGTGCCGTCCGTTCGGGCTGTGCGACGCGGTCAGTACGTCGCTGCGGATCGGGCTGCTGGCGACGGTGATCGCGACCGCGCTGGGGACGTTGATGGCGTTCGCGATGGCGCGGCACCGTTTCCGCGGGCGGGCCGCCGCGAACCTGTTCATCTTCCTGCCGATGGCGTCGCCGGAGATCGTCCTCGGGTCCTCGCTGCTCGCGCTCTTCGTCTCGAGCGGCTTCGGCGGGCAGCTCGGGTTCTGGACGGTGCTGATCGCGCACGTGATGTTCTGCCTGTCGTTCGTGGTGGTGACCGTGAAGGCGCGGCTGACGGGGATGGACTCACGGCTGGAACAGGCGGCGATGGACCTGTACGCCAACGAATGGCAGACGTTCTGGCGGATCACGTTCCCGCTGGTGTTCCCGGGCATCCTCGCGGCCGCGTTGCTGAGTTTCTCGTTGTCCTTCGACGACTTCATCATCACGAACCTCAACGCGGGCACGACAGTGACGTTCCCGATGTTCGTGTGGGGGTCGGCGCAACGCGACATCCCGCCACAGATCAACGTCATCGGTACGGCGATGTTCCTGCTGGCGCTCATCCTCGTCCTGGGAGGTGAGCTGGCCCGACGCCGGCGTACCCGATGAAACTGGCAGCTCTCGCCGAGGCCGAACCGCGAGTCTTCTGGCTCGACGACAAGTCGGCGCCCGAAGCACTGCCCGCACTGCTCGGTCCGATCACCGCGGACCTGGCCGTGGTCGGCGGTGGCTACACCGGGCTGTGGACGGCGCTGCGGGCGAAGGAGCGGTACCCGTCGCTCGACGTCGTACTGCTGGAAGGGGACGTCTGCGCCACGGCAGCCAGCGGTCGGAACGGCGGCTTCTGCGACGCGAGCCTCACGCACGGGTACGCCAATGGGCTGGCGCGTTGGCCGGACGAGATCGATGAGCTGGAACGCCTCGGGCTCGAGAACCATCGTGCCCTCGGCGACACGATCACCCGGTACGGGATCGACTGCGACTGGCAACTGACCGGGGAACTCACCGTCGCCACCGAACCCCACCACCTCGAGGAGCTCGCAGCCGAGGCCGCCGACCGGCCCGAGGCACGGCTGCTCGACCAGGACGCGGCGCGGGCGGAGATCCATTCCCCCACCTACCTGGGCGCCTTGTACGACCCGACCCGCACCTCCCTGGTCGAGCCCGCTCGCCTGGCCTGGGGGCTGCGACAGGCCTGCATCGACCACGGCGTACGCATCCACGAACACAGCCAGGTCACCCGGATGCACTCGCGATCGTTGCACACGGCAACTGGCTCCGTCCGCGCCGACCGGATCGCGCTGGCGACGAACGCCTTCCCCTCACTCCTCCGCCGGCTGCGGCTCTACACGGTCCCGGTGTACGACCTGGTCCTGGTCACCGAGCCGCTGTCCCCTGCCCAACTGGTGTCGATCGGCTGGCAGGGCCGCCAGGGTGTCGGCGACGCGTCCAACCTCTTCCACTACTACCGCCTCACCCGGGACAACCGCATCCTGTGGGGTGGGTACCTACCGCTGTACTACTTCGGCAGCCGCATCGACCCCTCGCTGGAGCAACGGAACTCCATCCACACGATGCTGGCCCGGCACTTCTTCCACACCTTCCCCCAGCTGGAAGGTCTGCACTTCACCCACCGCTGGGGCGGCGTCATCGACACCAGCACCAGGTTCTGCGCCTTCTACGGCACAGCCCACACCGGCCACACGGCGTACGCCCTCGGCTACACCGGCCTCGGCGTAGCCGCCACCCGCTTCGGCGCCGACGTCATCCTCGACCTCCTGTACGCCGAATCCACGCCCCGGACCCGTCTCCAGATGGTCCGCGACCGCCCCCTCCCCTTCCCGCCCGAACCACTCCGCGCCGCCGGCATCCACCTCACCCGCCGGTCCATGTCCCAAGCCGACAAACACGCCGGCCACCGAAACCTCTGGCTCCGAACCCTCGACAAACTCGGCCTCGGCTTCGACTTCTAGTACTGCGGCCGACCCACGCGCGCGACGCGGCCGCCCCCTTCGTCGCGACGGGCTGCCGATTCCTTTTCTTCGTTCGCGAGGTCTACAGGCCTGTGGACGGAGAACTGCGAGAGAGGATCGTGAAGGTGGAGAGTGAATCCGTGGTGACCCAGCAGTTGCGTCGGGCGTTCGCCAGTACGCGGACTGTGCTGGCCGAGGTGCGGCCGAGCCAGTTGGATGCGGCGACGCCGTGTGTGTCGTGGGATGTCCGGGCTCTGATCAACCATTTCGTCGGGTCGGGTCGGTGGGGAGCCGCCATGGTGCTTGGGACTGAGAGCGCCGACAAGGACTATGCGGCCGGCGACCTCCTCGCCAGCTACGACGACAGCCGCAGGGTCGCGCTGGCCGCCTTCGGATCCGCCGGCGTCCTGGAGAAGACGATCGAACTCCCCTTCGGCAGGTTCTCCGGAACGGACCTGATGAACATGGTCACCAGAGACCAATTCACCCACGGCTGGGACCTCGCCCGAGCCATCGGGCAACCCACCGATCTGGACTCCGACCTGGCCACTGAACTCCTCGCCCAAGCCCACCTCGACATCCTCGACACCGACCGAGGCCCCGAAGGCCGAGCCATCTTCGGCCCCGCCACCAAGCCTTCTCCGCCCGCGTCCCCCGCCGACCAACTAGCCGCCTTCCTCGGCCGCACCTGCTGACCAGTCGCGCGCCTCGTCGCCGAGTCGTGGCGGCTGGCTGCTGACCCTGATCCCGAGTCGTGAGAAGGGGCTGATCTGAGCAGCCAATCTCCACGACTCGGGAAATTAGTTGCCTTTAGCCACGAAACGCGTGCGCGGGGACCTGTCTAGAGCAGGGTTTCGGCTTCCTTCAGGACTGATCTGAGGATGGATTCTATTTCGTCGAAGTGGGGCTGGTCGCAGATCAGGGGTGGGGAGAGTTGGATGACGGGGTCGCCGCGGTCGTCGGCTCGGCAGTAGAGGCCGGCGTCGAAGAGGGCTTTGGAGAGGAAGCCGCGGAGCAGGCGTTCGGATTCCTCGTCGTTGAAGGTTTCCTTGGTGCTCTTGTCCTTGACGAGCTCGATTCCGTAGAAGAAGCCCGCGCCGCGGACGTCGCCGACCATGGGCAGGTCGAGCAGCTTTTCGAGTGTCGCCCGGAAATCCCCCTCCCGGCTCCGGACGTGCTCGTTGATGCCTTCGCGCTCGAAGATGTCCAGGTTGGTCAGCGCGACCGCGGCTGACACGGGATGGCCACCGAAGGTGTAGCCATGGGCGAATGTGGTGTCACCGTGCAGGAACGGCTCGATCAACCGGTCCGTCGCGATCATCGCGCCGAGCGGCGAGTAGCCCGACGTGATGCCCTTCGCGCAGGTGATGATGTCCGGCTGGTATCCGTACCGCTCGGCACCGAACATGTGGCCCAGCCGGCCGAAGGCGCAGATCACCTCGTCGCTGACGAGAAGTACGTCGTACTCGTCGCAGATCTCGCGGACGCGTTCGAAGTACCCCGGTGGCGGCGGGAAGCAACCACCGGCGTTCTGCACCGGTTCCAGGAAGACGGCGGCGACTGTCGACGCGCCTTCGTTCTCGATCGCGACCGCGATCTGGTCGGCGGCCCAGCGGCCGAAGGCCTCCGGGTCGTCGCCGTGGATCGGGGCGCGGTAGATGTTCGTGTTGGGCACCCGGAAGGTGCTCGGCACGAGGGGCTCGAACGGCTCCTTGAGCTCCGGCAGTCCGGTGATCGACAGCGCCCCGTGCGTCGTACCGTGGTACGCGATCGCGCGGCTGATCACCTTGTGCTTGCCCGGTTTGCCGGTGAGCTTGAAGTACTGCTTGGCCAGCTTCCACGCCGACTCGACCGCTTCGCCGCCGCCGCTGGTGAAGAACACCCGGTTCAGATCGCCGGGTGCGTACGACGCGACCCGCTCGGCCAGCTCGATCGACTTGGGATGTGCGTACGACCAGAGCGGGAAGAACGCCAGCTCCGACGCCTGCTTGGCAGCCGCCTCGGCGAGCTCCGTCCGGCCGTGGCCGAGCTGGTTGACGAACAGGCCCGCGAGGCCGTCCAGGTACCGCTTGCCGCGGGCGTCGTAGATGTACGCCCCGTCGCCGCGCACGATCACCGGCACCTCGCCGGTCTGGTAGCTCGACAATCGGGTGAAGTGCATCCACAGGTGGTCGCGCGCCGACTGCTGCAGGTGGGCGAAGTCGGGCGTTTCGGACGGCATAGGGCTTCCCTCGTCTCCAGGCTGGCCGGTGTCCGCCATGGTGCCTGGAAAAGCGCGTCCAGGCAAGTGATTTCGTGCCAGATGACCCGTTAGTCTGTCGATGTCATCGGCCGAGAGTCGATTCCAATGCGGAATCCGTAGTCCCCTAAAGCTGAGGGAGCTTCGTGGACACCCTGTTCGTGAACGGCGCGGTCTTCGACGGGACGGCGTACCGGCCGGGGCTGAGCGTCGGCGTCCTCGACGGCCGGATCGTCGCGGACGGAGAGCGGACGGCCAGGACACAGGTCGTCGACCTCGACGGTGGGCTGCTGCTGCCCGGGTTCGTCGACGCGCACGTTCATCCGGTGCAGGGTGGGCTGGAGCGCGGCCGGTGCGACCTCGCGCCGGCGCACGGCCTTCCGGCGTACCAGGAGACGATCCAGCGGTACGCCGGACAGCACCCGGACCTGCCGTGGATTCTCGGCGGCGGCTGGCATCAACCCGACTTCCCGGGCGGCGCACCGCGCGCGGCCGACCTCGATGCGGTCACCGGCGACCGTCCCGCCTTCCTCGTGAACGCCGACCACCACGGCGCCTGGGTCAACACCGCGGCGCTCGCCCGCGCAGGCGTCGACCGGAGTACGCCGGACCCGCCCGACGGCCGGATCGAACGCGGACCCGACGGCGTACCGACCGGCACCCTGCACGAGGGCGCGATGGATCTCGTCGGCAAGCACGTCCCGCGGACCACCCATGCCGAACTCGTGACGGCGCTCGTAGACGCACAGGCGTACCTGCACTCGCTCGGCATCACCGGCTGGCAGGACGCGATCCTCGGCGACTACGCGAACCTGCCTGACGCGACCGACGCCTATCTCGAGGTCGCCCGCGCGGGTCGCCTCACGGCTCGCGTCAACGGCGCGCTCTGGTGGCGACGCGATCGTGGCGCCGAGCAGATCCCGGACTTGGTCGTACGGCGAAACGCGGCGGACCATCCGCGGTTCCGCGCCGGGACCGTGAAGATCATGCAGGACGGTGTCGCGGAAAACTTCACCGCCGGGATGCTTGAGCCGTACTTCGACGGCTGCGGCTGCCGTACTGCGAACACCGGGCTGTCCTTCGTCGACCCGGTCGAGCTGCCCAACACCATCACCCGACTCGACGCGGAAGGCTTCCAGGTCCACGTGCACGCGATCGGCGACCGCGCCGTCCGCGAAGCGCTCGACGCCTTC from Kribbella sp. NBC_00709 carries:
- a CDS encoding ABC transporter permease; the protein is MSAVGQLGAASAAPPAKVERSGRRFTGYLLLLPGGLWLLLFFVVPLVSLLAASLYDPNGSIESGFKMTWHFQNFVDTMADYARPFGRSLWYSLLTTVFCLLLGYPLAYAIAMKAGRWKNLMLALVIAPFFTSFLIRTLSWKLLLSDNGFVVDALKWLHILGPDGRLLATTTAVVTGLTYNFLPFMVLPLYASLERIDPRLIEAGGDLFANPFTTFRTVTLPLSMPGVVAGTLLTFIPAAGDYINAQLLGTPKQRMIGNDIQRLFSAGAYPTAAALSVTLMAAIVVLVLVYVRRAGTEELL
- a CDS encoding ABC transporter permease; protein product: MIRAGRWVRQRLVMAVALLVLLYLFAPIVVVMLMSFNQPKSKLSYTFDGFTWQNWQHPCRPFGLCDAVSTSLRIGLLATVIATALGTLMAFAMARHRFRGRAAANLFIFLPMASPEIVLGSSLLALFVSSGFGGQLGFWTVLIAHVMFCLSFVVVTVKARLTGMDSRLEQAAMDLYANEWQTFWRITFPLVFPGILAAALLSFSLSFDDFIITNLNAGTTVTFPMFVWGSAQRDIPPQINVIGTAMFLLALILVLGGELARRRRTR
- a CDS encoding NAD(P)/FAD-dependent oxidoreductase, yielding MKLAALAEAEPRVFWLDDKSAPEALPALLGPITADLAVVGGGYTGLWTALRAKERYPSLDVVLLEGDVCATAASGRNGGFCDASLTHGYANGLARWPDEIDELERLGLENHRALGDTITRYGIDCDWQLTGELTVATEPHHLEELAAEAADRPEARLLDQDAARAEIHSPTYLGALYDPTRTSLVEPARLAWGLRQACIDHGVRIHEHSQVTRMHSRSLHTATGSVRADRIALATNAFPSLLRRLRLYTVPVYDLVLVTEPLSPAQLVSIGWQGRQGVGDASNLFHYYRLTRDNRILWGGYLPLYYFGSRIDPSLEQRNSIHTMLARHFFHTFPQLEGLHFTHRWGGVIDTSTRFCAFYGTAHTGHTAYALGYTGLGVAATRFGADVILDLLYAESTPRTRLQMVRDRPLPFPPEPLRAAGIHLTRRSMSQADKHAGHRNLWLRTLDKLGLGFDF
- a CDS encoding TIGR03086 family metal-binding protein, which encodes MESESVVTQQLRRAFASTRTVLAEVRPSQLDAATPCVSWDVRALINHFVGSGRWGAAMVLGTESADKDYAAGDLLASYDDSRRVALAAFGSAGVLEKTIELPFGRFSGTDLMNMVTRDQFTHGWDLARAIGQPTDLDSDLATELLAQAHLDILDTDRGPEGRAIFGPATKPSPPASPADQLAAFLGRTC
- a CDS encoding aspartate aminotransferase family protein, which encodes MPSETPDFAHLQQSARDHLWMHFTRLSSYQTGEVPVIVRGDGAYIYDARGKRYLDGLAGLFVNQLGHGRTELAEAAAKQASELAFFPLWSYAHPKSIELAERVASYAPGDLNRVFFTSGGGEAVESAWKLAKQYFKLTGKPGKHKVISRAIAYHGTTHGALSITGLPELKEPFEPLVPSTFRVPNTNIYRAPIHGDDPEAFGRWAADQIAVAIENEGASTVAAVFLEPVQNAGGCFPPPPGYFERVREICDEYDVLLVSDEVICAFGRLGHMFGAERYGYQPDIITCAKGITSGYSPLGAMIATDRLIEPFLHGDTTFAHGYTFGGHPVSAAVALTNLDIFEREGINEHVRSREGDFRATLEKLLDLPMVGDVRGAGFFYGIELVKDKSTKETFNDEESERLLRGFLSKALFDAGLYCRADDRGDPVIQLSPPLICDQPHFDEIESILRSVLKEAETLL
- a CDS encoding amidohydrolase; the protein is MDTLFVNGAVFDGTAYRPGLSVGVLDGRIVADGERTARTQVVDLDGGLLLPGFVDAHVHPVQGGLERGRCDLAPAHGLPAYQETIQRYAGQHPDLPWILGGGWHQPDFPGGAPRAADLDAVTGDRPAFLVNADHHGAWVNTAALARAGVDRSTPDPPDGRIERGPDGVPTGTLHEGAMDLVGKHVPRTTHAELVTALVDAQAYLHSLGITGWQDAILGDYANLPDATDAYLEVARAGRLTARVNGALWWRRDRGAEQIPDLVVRRNAADHPRFRAGTVKIMQDGVAENFTAGMLEPYFDGCGCRTANTGLSFVDPVELPNTITRLDAEGFQVHVHAIGDRAVREALDAFEQAAQENGHTDNRHHIAHLQVIHPTDLPRFAQLNVTANLQALWAMYDQQMVDLTVPYLGPERTGWQYPFGALARSGARLAAGSDWPVSSPDPLAAIHVAVNRRDSQDVDQFLPEQALDLRTALKAYTAGSAWVNHADDTGRIELGALADLVVLDRDPFAGPPDEIAAARVRATYVEGRCVFDSSR